A window of Aquitalea denitrificans contains these coding sequences:
- a CDS encoding LysE family translocator — MPLNTWLLFVTTVFFVSATPGPNMLLAMTHGIHHGVRRTAVTCLGLMTGLGIIMLGSAAGLGALLATSEQLFSIVKYAGAAYLIYLGIRTWRATPQPVTEVAEDSSKSHTPGMMFRTGFLVSMSNPKAFIFFTALFPQFMDARLPQGPQLAILAATFYVIEASWQFVYASGGARLAGWLNSARRLKLVNQVSGGAFVGAGLLLSGVSRH; from the coding sequence ATGCCGTTGAATACCTGGTTGCTGTTTGTCACCACCGTGTTTTTTGTTTCCGCCACGCCCGGCCCCAACATGCTGCTAGCCATGACCCATGGCATTCACCATGGCGTGCGCCGCACCGCCGTGACCTGCCTGGGGCTGATGACCGGCCTTGGCATCATCATGCTGGGCTCGGCAGCCGGCCTGGGAGCCTTGCTGGCGACATCGGAACAACTGTTTTCCATAGTAAAATACGCCGGTGCCGCCTATCTGATCTATCTTGGCATCAGAACCTGGCGTGCCACGCCGCAACCGGTAACGGAAGTGGCCGAAGATAGCAGCAAGAGTCATACCCCCGGGATGATGTTCCGCACCGGCTTTCTGGTGTCGATGAGCAATCCCAAGGCCTTCATCTTTTTTACTGCGCTGTTCCCGCAGTTCATGGACGCGCGGCTGCCGCAGGGGCCGCAGCTGGCCATTCTGGCGGCCACGTTTTACGTGATTGAAGCCTCCTGGCAGTTTGTCTATGCCAGTGGTGGCGCCCGCCTGGCAGGCTGGCTCAACAGCGCTCGTCGCCTGAAACTGGTGAACCAGGTATCCGGCGGGGCCTTTGTCGGTGCCGGCCTGTTGTTGTCCGGCGTGTCCCGCCACTAG
- a CDS encoding phosphoglycerate kinase gives MKFNKLTELDLAGKRVLIRVDMNVPVKNGVIGDDTRIRASLPSIEHSLNAGAGVILMTHLGRPTEGEPKPEDSLAPVVERLSALLGKPVRLVADWQAGLSVAAGEVVMLENVRLNKGEKKNNAELGQAYASLCDVFVNDAFGTAHRAEASTHAVAQFAPTACAGILLAAELDALGKALLAPARPLVAIVAGSKVSTKLTILESLADKVDQLIVGGGIANTFLLAEGKNIGKSLAEADLVEEAKKVIAKIRARGGDVPLPSDVVCATEFAETAAATTKPVAEVGADDMILDIGPDSAAELAAIIAKAGTVVWNGPVGVFEFDQFGNGTKTLAQAIAQSPAFSIAGGGDTLAAIAKYGITDDISYISTGGGAFLEFLEGKTLPAVAILSERAA, from the coding sequence ATGAAATTCAACAAACTGACCGAGCTGGACCTGGCCGGCAAACGCGTACTGATCCGTGTTGACATGAACGTGCCGGTGAAAAATGGCGTGATCGGCGACGACACCCGCATCCGCGCCAGCCTGCCGTCCATCGAACACAGCCTGAACGCCGGTGCCGGCGTCATCCTGATGACCCACCTGGGCCGTCCGACCGAAGGCGAACCCAAGCCGGAAGACAGCCTGGCTCCGGTGGTGGAACGCCTGTCCGCCCTGCTGGGCAAGCCGGTACGTCTGGTTGCCGACTGGCAGGCCGGCCTCAGCGTAGCCGCCGGCGAAGTGGTGATGCTGGAAAACGTGCGCCTGAACAAGGGCGAGAAGAAGAACAATGCCGAGCTGGGCCAGGCCTATGCCAGCCTGTGCGATGTGTTCGTCAACGATGCCTTTGGCACCGCACACCGCGCCGAAGCCTCCACCCACGCCGTGGCCCAGTTTGCTCCCACCGCCTGCGCCGGCATCCTGCTGGCTGCCGAGCTGGACGCGCTGGGCAAGGCCCTGCTGGCCCCGGCACGTCCGCTGGTAGCCATTGTGGCCGGCTCCAAGGTTTCCACCAAGCTGACCATTCTGGAATCGCTGGCCGACAAGGTGGACCAGCTGATCGTGGGCGGCGGCATTGCCAACACCTTCTTGCTGGCCGAAGGCAAGAACATCGGCAAATCGCTGGCCGAAGCCGATCTGGTAGAGGAAGCCAAGAAGGTGATTGCCAAAATCCGCGCCCGTGGCGGTGATGTACCGCTGCCCAGCGACGTGGTATGCGCCACCGAATTTGCCGAAACCGCCGCTGCCACCACCAAGCCGGTGGCCGAGGTGGGCGCTGACGACATGATTCTGGACATCGGCCCCGATTCCGCCGCCGAACTGGCGGCCATCATCGCCAAGGCCGGTACCGTGGTATGGAACGGCCCGGTCGGTGTGTTCGAGTTCGACCAGTTCGGTAACGGCACCAAGACCCTGGCGCAGGCCATCGCCCAGTCGCCGGCCTTCTCCATTGCCGGCGGCGGTGACACGCTGGCGGCGATTGCCAAGTACGGCATTACCGATGACATCAGCTATATCTCCACCGGTGGTGGCGCTTTCCTGGAATTCCTGGAAGGCAAGACCCTGCCGGCAGTGGCCATTCTGAGCGAACGCGCCGCCTGA
- the fba gene encoding class II fructose-bisphosphate aldolase (catalyzes the reversible aldol condensation of dihydroxyacetonephosphate and glyceraldehyde 3-phosphate in the Calvin cycle, glycolysis, and/or gluconeogenesis), whose protein sequence is MALVSMRQLLDHAAEFSYGLPAFNVNNLEQMRAIMEAADKCDAPVIVQASAGARKYAGAPFLRHMILAAVEEFPHIPVVMHQDHGTSPDVCQRSIQLGFSSVMMDGSLKSDGKTPANYDYNVDVTRTVVNFSHACGVSVEGEIGCLGSLETGMAGEEDGVGAEGVLDHSQLLTDPEEAARFVKDTGVDALAIAIGTSHGAYKFSKKPTGDVLRIDRIKEIHARIPNTHLVMHGSSSVPQEWLQIINEFGGELGETYGVPVEEIVEGIKHGVRKVNIDTDLRLASTGAIRRFMAQNPKEFDPRKYLKASTDAMRDICIARYEAFGACGQASKIKAINLDTMANLYLKGQLAQIVK, encoded by the coding sequence ATGGCACTCGTTTCCATGCGTCAGCTGCTGGACCATGCAGCCGAATTCAGCTACGGCCTGCCGGCTTTCAACGTCAACAACCTGGAACAGATGCGCGCCATCATGGAAGCCGCTGACAAGTGCGACGCACCGGTCATCGTGCAGGCTTCCGCCGGTGCCCGCAAATACGCCGGCGCACCCTTCCTGCGTCACATGATCCTGGCCGCCGTGGAAGAATTCCCGCATATCCCGGTGGTGATGCACCAGGACCACGGCACCAGCCCGGACGTATGCCAGCGCTCCATCCAGCTGGGTTTCTCTTCCGTGATGATGGACGGCTCGCTGAAAAGCGACGGCAAGACCCCGGCCAACTACGACTACAACGTGGACGTGACCCGCACCGTGGTGAACTTCTCGCACGCATGTGGCGTGTCGGTAGAAGGTGAAATCGGCTGCCTGGGCAGCCTGGAAACCGGCATGGCCGGCGAAGAAGACGGCGTGGGTGCCGAAGGCGTGCTGGACCACAGCCAGCTGCTGACCGACCCGGAAGAAGCCGCCCGCTTCGTCAAGGACACCGGTGTGGATGCCCTGGCCATTGCCATCGGCACCAGCCACGGCGCGTACAAGTTCAGCAAGAAGCCCACCGGCGACGTGCTGCGCATCGACCGCATCAAGGAAATCCACGCCCGCATCCCCAACACCCATCTGGTGATGCACGGTTCCTCTTCGGTACCGCAGGAATGGCTGCAGATCATCAACGAATTCGGTGGTGAGCTGGGCGAAACCTATGGCGTGCCGGTGGAAGAAATCGTGGAAGGCATCAAGCACGGCGTGCGCAAGGTGAATATCGACACCGACCTGCGTCTGGCCTCCACCGGTGCCATCCGCCGCTTCATGGCGCAGAATCCGAAGGAATTCGATCCGCGCAAATACCTGAAGGCCTCCACCGATGCCATGCGCGACATCTGCATCGCCCGCTAC